CATATGCCGCTAGACATTGAGGAAAAGGTCTGTCAAAAGCTGGGTCTCAAGCCGGCGCCTGTATCGACGCAGGTCATCCAGCGTGATCGCCATGCAGAATACTTCAGTACGCTTGCTCTCATTGCTTCGAGCATCGAAAAGTTTGCCGTCGAAATCAGGCACCTCCAGAGAACGGAAGTTTATGAGGCGGAAGAGCCCTTTACCAAGGGACAAAAAGGATCGAGCGCCATGCCGCACAAGCGTAATCCTGTTCTTTCGGAAAACCTGACAGGCCTTGCCAGGCTGGTGAGAGGCTATGCGCTATCGGCCATTGAAAATATTCCCCTCTGGCATGAAAGAGATATCAGCCATTCTTCCGTTGAAAGGGTCATTGGTCCCGATGCGACGGTAACGCTCGATTTTATGCTCAACAGGACCATCGGTCTTATTGACGGTCTTGTTGTCTACCCTGAAAATATGATGAAAAACCTCAACCTTATGAAGGGCCTCGTCTTTTCCCAGCAGATCATGCTTAAAATGGTGGAAAAGGGGATTACCCGTGAAGAGGCTTACGGCCTGGCCCAGAGAAATGCCATGAAGGTTTGGGAAGAGGGAGCCGATTTTAAGGAAGAACTGCTTGGTGACAAGGACGTAATGAACCTGCTAAGCAAGGAAGAGCTTGAAGAGGCCTTTAATCTCGATTATTATCTCAAAAATGTGGATAATCTCTTTAAGAGGGTATTTGGGGCCTGATAAAAAGGCGTCTTTGCGAGGAGTGCAACGACGTGGCAACCTCCTTGCAGTTTGTGGATAAAGGAGATTGCCGCGCTACGCTCGCAACGGCGAACATTTT
The nucleotide sequence above comes from Deltaproteobacteria bacterium. Encoded proteins:
- the purB gene encoding adenylosuccinate lyase, whose protein sequence is MIERYSRPEMVKIWTQQNKYQKWLDVEIAACEAWNELGKIPDDAMKVIKEKADFDADKIDEIEKVVKHDVIAFLTSVAEYVGPDSRFIHMGMTSSDVLDTSYALLLREAGEIILDDIKRLMEVIKKRALEHKMTPMMGRSHGIHAEPVTFGLKMAMWYDEMRRNLERMERALDVISVGMVSGAVGTFAHMPLDIEEKVCQKLGLKPAPVSTQVIQRDRHAEYFSTLALIASSIEKFAVEIRHLQRTEVYEAEEPFTKGQKGSSAMPHKRNPVLSENLTGLARLVRGYALSAIENIPLWHERDISHSSVERVIGPDATVTLDFMLNRTIGLIDGLVVYPENMMKNLNLMKGLVFSQQIMLKMVEKGITREEAYGLAQRNAMKVWEEGADFKEELLGDKDVMNLLSKEELEEAFNLDYYLKNVDNLFKRVFGA